The sequence TGCCTCCTCCTCTATCTCCATCACTCTCCTTATGTCCGCCATCTCAAAGTTCCTTATTCTTATCACAAGCCCCTTCGTCGTGCTCATAACCTGAGGTTTCATTCTGTCTCTCTCACCATCTCCATCTCCGTCTCCAGCTCTTCTCTCAACTCCTCTCTCCTCATATATTCGGTCACAAGCTCCGCTATTCGCTGCATCAACTCCTCGCTCACCTCGTTATTACCGCGCCGTGCATGTGCTCGCCATCTCTCAATCACTTCCTTCTCTCGCTGTAAGTCTGTAACAGGCATCTTCATTCGCACCTTCTCAGCCCGTGCCTGCCTTGCGTATTTCATCCGCTTTATGAGCAGCTCGGCGATGGCATCATCTATCTCATCTATCTTCCTCCTTATCTCCTGTAATCGCTCTATTCGCGGTGGCATTTGTTATTAATTTATAAGATAAGGGTAAAATAAGAAAAGAGTATGAAGATGTCCCTGCCAGATAACGATAGTGAAGCAGAAACTAAGCCCCCGGATAGTATGGCGGGTAAGATTATGATAAAGCGGGGTAGTAGCAGTAACGAAGGAGGAGGTAGAGGTGAGTATGAGAATGCGAGATGTAGATATAGATGTAAATGTAAGCAAGCTGAGCATACGCATACTCAATCGTACCTCTGCCTTCTTCCGCGACTTCTCTGATGTGTTTAAACAGGCACCTCTGTCACTC comes from Methanophagales archaeon and encodes:
- a CDS encoding chorismate mutase → MPPRIERLQEIRRKIDEIDDAIAELLIKRMKYARQARAEKVRMKMPVTDLQREKEVIERWRAHARRGNNEVSEELMQRIAELVTEYMRREELREELETEMEMVRETE